In Planctomycetia bacterium, the following proteins share a genomic window:
- a CDS encoding TatD family hydrolase: MQSELAILDAHCHIDLYDDPRTVVAMAEQMHIHTIAVTNAPSVFFYTRDLTQECQFVRAAAGFHPELVYSRRAELHQLWPLLESTRYIGEVGLDYVTSDHADRTFQRKVFSEIVERCASLGDKVLTIHSRRAAADVIATLGNFPGKAILHWFSGTLSQLKAAADVGCYFSVNPAMVLSASGRKLISAMPKVRVLTETDGPFVQVDSRPAEPPDTGAVVFELGRLWNIDPKEARSVVAENSRGLLAP, encoded by the coding sequence ATGCAATCCGAATTGGCGATTCTTGATGCTCATTGCCACATTGACTTGTATGACGACCCTCGTACGGTTGTGGCAATGGCTGAGCAGATGCACATTCACACGATTGCTGTCACGAACGCTCCTTCCGTCTTTTTCTATACGCGGGATCTGACTCAGGAGTGTCAGTTCGTTCGTGCCGCTGCGGGCTTTCATCCTGAACTGGTCTATTCCCGCCGGGCAGAGCTTCACCAGTTGTGGCCATTACTCGAATCAACACGATATATCGGAGAGGTTGGCCTTGATTACGTAACGTCGGACCATGCAGACCGCACGTTTCAGCGGAAAGTATTTAGCGAAATTGTTGAGAGGTGTGCGAGTCTCGGCGACAAGGTGCTCACAATTCACTCGCGTCGAGCTGCCGCCGACGTTATCGCGACATTGGGCAATTTTCCGGGAAAGGCGATTCTTCATTGGTTCAGCGGAACGCTATCACAACTAAAGGCGGCGGCGGATGTTGGCTGCTACTTTTCGGTTAACCCTGCCATGGTTCTATCCGCCAGTGGACGGAAACTGATTTCCGCAATGCCTAAGGTCCGCGTCTTGACCGAGACAGACGGCCCCTTTGTCCAGGTGGACTCGCGACCTGCCGAGCCGCCCGATACGGGGGCGGTCGTGTTCGAGTTAGGCCGACTGTGGAACATCGATCCCAAAGAGGCACGTTCAGTCGTCGCCGAGAATTCTCGAGGTCTGCTGGCCCCCTAA